The genomic interval TTATTTTAAACATCATTTGTGTGTATAGATTCTTTGTATATTTCTCCCCATTTCCACATTTCACGAATTAACGGTTTTAATTTCCACCCAATACTTGTTAAAGAATATTCTACTTTAACAGGTACTTCTGCGTATACTTCTCTATGGATTAACCCACGGATTTCCATGATTTTTAAATGCTGTGACAATACTTTGTTCGATACGCCGTCCAGCCCCTTGGCTAATTCACTGAAACGTTTAGTGCCATTTAATAATTCACGAATAATCAATATTTTCCAGTGATCACCAATTAAAAGAGCAGTAGTTGCAACTGGACACTGTGGGAGCTCTAAGTACTTTAAATCTGTCATATACGCCCTTCTTTCTATAGTTACTAATTAGTAACTAGGTTACTATAACATATTTTATTTACATTTATAACCAAGTATTTTACCATAATAAGTACACAAATATCTTAATTTAAAGGAGAAAGATTATGAATATCGGTATTATTGGTGCAACAGGTAAATTAGGCAACTTGTTAGTTGAAAAATTACTTGATAAGGGCGAGAAGCCAATTGGCATTGTTCGAAACAAGTCTAAGCTAGTAACTAATATTCCAGTTATTGAGAAAGATATTTTCAATCTGACATCTGGCGATATTAAGGGGTTAGACGTTCTAGTAAATGCTTTCAATGCACCCTTGAATGACCCAAAACAGTTCATCACATCTACTGAACATTTAATCAGTATTTTAGGAGGTACTAAAACCCGCTTAGTATTTGCTGGTGGAGCGGGAGTTTTATTAGTTGACGAAAAGACCAGATTGGTTGACACACCGGAAGTCCCGGCAGAATTCAAGCCCATTGCGGAGGCCGAAGTAACTGCATTTGAAAAACTAGCTAAAGTTAAGGATTTTGATTGGACCTACATGGCTCCCCCAGCAGTAATGGACTTTGATGCACCCCACACAGGCCGTCATGCTTTTTCTGGTAATAAATTAGGTGTGAACGAATCTGGTAAGAGTTTTATCAGTTATTCAGATTATGCCGACGCATTTGTTGAAAAAATTTTCAATCCTGAAAACCACTCAGTTGTTGGTGTTTACGATTAATTAATTCGACCAGCTTTAGAAAATTTTTGCAAGCAAACTAAGCCTTGGAAGTATGGCCTCTACGAGACCATCTGTGCGGTCCTATATGTCTTGAAAAACGATTGCCAATGGCACCAAGTTCCAGACGTTTTCCCAGAATGGCGGTCAATGTACAACTATTACAAAATTTAGTTAACTAAAGTCGTTTTTGCGCTATTGCCTAAGAAGCTG from Lactiplantibacillus brownii carries:
- a CDS encoding NAD(P)-dependent oxidoreductase; this encodes MNIGIIGATGKLGNLLVEKLLDKGEKPIGIVRNKSKLVTNIPVIEKDIFNLTSGDIKGLDVLVNAFNAPLNDPKQFITSTEHLISILGGTKTRLVFAGGAGVLLVDEKTRLVDTPEVPAEFKPIAEAEVTAFEKLAKVKDFDWTYMAPPAVMDFDAPHTGRHAFSGNKLGVNESGKSFISYSDYADAFVEKIFNPENHSVVGVYD
- a CDS encoding winged helix-turn-helix transcriptional regulator; translated protein: MTDLKYLELPQCPVATTALLIGDHWKILIIRELLNGTKRFSELAKGLDGVSNKVLSQHLKIMEIRGLIHREVYAEVPVKVEYSLTSIGWKLKPLIREMWKWGEIYKESIHTNDV